The following coding sequences are from one Streptomyces sp. NBC_01294 window:
- a CDS encoding hydrogenase maturation protein, whose protein sequence is MYVLLVASAFNSLTQRVHAELRDHGHRVAVELALPDASLAEAVRGHQPDLVLAPMLRTAIPEEVWAAHTCLVVHPGPVGDRGPSSLDRAVQDGETRWGVTVLQANAEMDAGDVWASVECPVPPVGKSDLYRGEIADAALEAVLLAVERFASGTYVPRPQSSGRSRPLLRQEERRIDWQADGTERVLRALRAADSQPGVRDDLLGGDWYLHGGHREDVLRGRPGALLATRAGAVCRATADGAVWIPELRARREPGRPAASRLPATLALADRLPPLPEVPAPPHSGPHRRTWADIGYREEGQVGFLSFSFPGGAMSTAHCRRLLDAYRTACTRPTSVLVLGGGRDFFSNGIHLGVIEAAADPAEESWANINAMDDLVEAVLTTTDRLVVCALGGNAAAGGAMLALAADEVWCRSGVVLNPHYRLMGLYGSEYWTYTLPRRVGPGLADRLTAEALPLSAATAQGLGLVDRTVPCAPEDFARETAHLAARLAALPATASRLAEKKAARERDEAIRPLAAYREAELALMRRTFFDPDAPYHALRRAFVCKERPAATPPHLARATADRVSPATTATTTPAAAGAATTTAPAETLPPPGVTGLAVPDAAPGPDCC, encoded by the coding sequence GTGTACGTCCTGCTCGTCGCGAGCGCGTTCAACAGCCTGACGCAGCGAGTCCACGCCGAGCTGCGCGACCACGGCCACCGTGTGGCGGTCGAACTCGCGCTGCCCGACGCCTCCTTGGCCGAGGCCGTGCGCGGTCACCAGCCGGACCTCGTGCTCGCGCCGATGCTGCGCACGGCCATCCCCGAGGAGGTGTGGGCCGCCCACACCTGCCTGGTCGTCCATCCGGGACCGGTCGGCGACCGCGGCCCCTCCTCCCTCGACCGGGCCGTCCAGGACGGCGAGACCCGGTGGGGCGTCACCGTCCTGCAGGCCAACGCGGAGATGGACGCCGGCGACGTCTGGGCGAGCGTCGAGTGCCCGGTGCCGCCGGTCGGCAAGAGCGACCTCTACCGCGGCGAGATCGCCGACGCGGCCCTGGAGGCGGTCCTGCTCGCCGTGGAGCGCTTCGCCTCCGGCACGTACGTCCCGCGGCCGCAGTCGAGCGGCCGGTCCCGGCCGCTCCTGCGCCAGGAGGAGCGCCGGATCGACTGGCAGGCGGACGGCACCGAGCGGGTCCTGCGCGCGCTGCGCGCCGCCGACTCGCAGCCCGGCGTACGGGACGACCTGCTCGGCGGTGACTGGTACCTGCACGGCGGCCACCGCGAGGACGTCCTGCGGGGCCGGCCCGGCGCGCTGCTGGCCACCCGGGCCGGGGCGGTCTGCCGGGCCACGGCCGACGGCGCCGTCTGGATCCCGGAACTGCGCGCCCGCCGCGAGCCGGGACGGCCGGCAGCCTCCAGGCTGCCCGCGACGCTGGCGCTCGCGGACCGGCTGCCCCCGCTGCCCGAGGTTCCGGCGCCGCCGCACAGCGGCCCCCACCGCCGCACCTGGGCCGACATCGGCTACCGCGAGGAGGGGCAGGTCGGCTTCCTGTCGTTCTCGTTCCCCGGCGGCGCGATGAGCACCGCCCACTGCCGCCGCCTGCTGGACGCGTACCGCACCGCCTGCACCCGTCCCACCTCCGTCCTGGTCCTGGGCGGGGGCCGCGACTTCTTCTCCAACGGCATCCACCTGGGCGTCATCGAGGCCGCCGCGGACCCGGCCGAGGAGTCCTGGGCCAACATCAACGCCATGGACGACCTCGTCGAGGCGGTCCTGACCACCACCGACCGCCTCGTGGTCTGCGCGCTGGGCGGCAACGCCGCCGCCGGAGGGGCCATGCTCGCTCTCGCGGCCGACGAGGTCTGGTGCCGCTCGGGCGTCGTCCTGAACCCGCACTACCGCCTGATGGGGCTGTACGGCTCCGAGTACTGGACGTACACCCTGCCGCGCCGCGTCGGCCCCGGCCTCGCGGACCGCCTCACCGCCGAGGCCCTGCCGCTGAGCGCCGCCACCGCCCAGGGGCTCGGGCTGGTCGACCGTACGGTCCCCTGCGCGCCCGAGGACTTCGCCCGTGAGACGGCGCACCTCGCGGCCCGTCTCGCCGCCCTGCCCGCCACCGCGTCCCGGCTCGCCGAGAAGAAGGCGGCGCGCGAGCGCGACGAGGCGATCCGGCCGCTGGCCGCCTACCGGGAGGCCGAGCTGGCCCTGATGCGGCGGACCTTCTTCGACCCGGACGCCCCCTACCACGCCCTGCGCCGCGCCTTCGTGTGCAAGGAGCGTCCGGCCGCCACCCCGCCCCACCTGGCCCGCGCCACGGCGGACCGGGTCTCCCCGGCCACCACCGCGACCACCACCCCGGCCGCGGCCGGGGCCGCGACCACCACCGCGCCCGCCGAGACCCTCCCGCCGCCCGGCGTCACTGGACTGGCCGTACCTGACGCGGCGCCCGGCCCGGACTGCTGTTAG
- a CDS encoding nickel-dependent hydrogenase large subunit, with amino-acid sequence MAPNTKAAGDGSGLVEMAWDPITRIVGSLGIHTKIDFKQKRVAECYSTSSVFRGYSVFMRGKDPRDAHFITSRICGICGDNHATCSVYAQNMAYGVKPPHLAEWIINLGESAEYMFDHNIFQENLVGVDYCEKMVRETNPGVLELAERTPSPHAGEHGYKTIADIMRSLNPIEGEFYREALQVSRYTREMFCLMEGRHVHPSTLYPGGVGTIASVQLFTDYMSRLMRYCEFMKKVVPLHDDLFDFFYEALPGYEEVGRRRVLLGCWGALNDPEYCDFTYANMTDWGRKMFVTPGVVVDGKLVTNDLTEINLGIRILLGSSYYDDWQGQEQFVTHDPLGNPVDPRHPWNQHTIPAPQKRNFDDKYSWVMSPRWFDGKDHLALDTGGGPIARLWSTALSGLVHTDYVQATGNSVVITLPRTMTKPETRFEWKIPKWSNALERNRARTYFQAYAAAIALHCAEKGLAEVRAGRTQTWEKFEVPDEAIGVGFTEAVRGVLSHHMVIRDGKIANYHPYPPTPWNASTRDTFGTPGPYEDAVQNTPIFEENTPENFKGIDIMRAVRSFDPCLPCGVHMYVGGGKTVKTMHVPTGLSGLGG; translated from the coding sequence ATGGCACCGAACACGAAGGCGGCCGGCGACGGCAGCGGCCTGGTGGAGATGGCCTGGGATCCGATCACCCGGATCGTGGGCAGTCTCGGCATCCACACGAAGATCGACTTCAAGCAGAAGCGGGTCGCGGAGTGCTACAGCACCTCGTCGGTCTTCCGCGGCTACAGCGTCTTCATGCGCGGCAAGGACCCCCGCGACGCGCACTTCATCACCAGCCGCATCTGCGGGATCTGCGGTGACAACCACGCCACCTGCTCCGTGTACGCGCAGAACATGGCCTACGGGGTGAAGCCGCCCCACCTCGCCGAGTGGATCATCAACCTCGGCGAGTCGGCGGAGTACATGTTCGACCACAACATCTTCCAGGAGAACCTGGTCGGGGTCGACTACTGCGAGAAGATGGTCCGCGAGACCAACCCGGGCGTCCTGGAGCTCGCCGAGCGCACGCCGTCCCCGCACGCGGGGGAGCACGGCTACAAGACCATCGCCGACATCATGCGCTCCCTCAACCCCATCGAGGGCGAATTCTACCGCGAGGCGCTCCAGGTCAGCCGCTACACGCGCGAGATGTTCTGTCTGATGGAGGGGCGCCACGTGCACCCCTCCACGCTCTACCCGGGCGGCGTCGGCACCATCGCCTCCGTCCAGCTCTTCACGGACTACATGAGCCGCCTCATGCGGTACTGCGAGTTCATGAAGAAGGTCGTCCCCCTCCACGACGACCTCTTCGACTTCTTCTACGAGGCCCTGCCCGGGTACGAGGAGGTAGGCCGCCGGCGCGTGCTGCTCGGCTGCTGGGGCGCCCTCAACGACCCCGAGTACTGCGACTTCACGTACGCCAACATGACCGACTGGGGACGGAAGATGTTCGTCACCCCGGGCGTGGTCGTCGACGGCAAGCTGGTCACCAACGACCTGACCGAGATCAACCTCGGCATCCGCATCCTGCTGGGCAGCTCGTACTACGACGACTGGCAGGGCCAGGAGCAGTTCGTCACGCACGACCCGCTCGGCAACCCGGTGGACCCCCGCCACCCGTGGAACCAGCACACGATCCCCGCCCCGCAGAAGCGGAACTTCGACGACAAGTACAGCTGGGTGATGTCGCCCCGCTGGTTCGACGGCAAGGACCACCTCGCCCTCGACACCGGCGGCGGCCCCATCGCCCGCCTGTGGTCCACCGCCCTGTCCGGGCTCGTCCACACCGACTACGTCCAGGCGACCGGGAACAGCGTGGTCATCACCCTGCCGCGGACGATGACCAAGCCCGAGACCCGCTTCGAGTGGAAGATCCCGAAGTGGAGCAACGCGCTGGAGCGCAACCGCGCCCGCACGTACTTCCAGGCGTACGCGGCCGCCATCGCCCTGCACTGCGCCGAGAAGGGCCTCGCCGAGGTACGGGCCGGACGCACCCAGACCTGGGAGAAGTTCGAGGTGCCGGACGAGGCCATCGGCGTCGGCTTCACCGAGGCCGTACGGGGCGTCCTCTCGCACCACATGGTCATCCGCGACGGGAAGATCGCCAACTACCACCCGTACCCGCCGACCCCGTGGAACGCCAGCACCCGCGACACCTTCGGCACGCCCGGACCGTACGAGGACGCCGTGCAGAACACCCCGATCTTCGAGGAGAACACCCCGGAGAACTTCAAGGGCATCGACATCATGCGCGCGGTGCGCAGCTTCGACCCCTGTCTGCCCTGCGGCGTGCACATGTACGTCGGCGGCGGCAAGACGGTCAAGACGATGCACGTGCCCACCGGCCTGAGCGGACTGGGCGGATGA
- a CDS encoding maltokinase N-terminal cap-like domain-containing protein: MAVIHRTALTPTKLELLTSWLPSRPWYVGGAGAPELAKSGGFRLDDPQGEVGIEFMVVTDTSGTDPTAYLVPLTYRGAPLDGAEHALVGIMEHGVLGRRWAYDGCHDPVAVAQLFALVEGRVQAQDQNSSDTPDRDVTCSHTGEGLISADLAVTATDDRDGTALAVPSGATLRLNRVLRPVQDAPRSLPQAATGHIAGSWSPPSGPRARGLFAVVHARG, encoded by the coding sequence ATGGCCGTCATCCACCGCACCGCCCTCACACCGACGAAGCTGGAACTGCTCACCTCCTGGCTCCCCTCCCGCCCGTGGTACGTCGGCGGCGCGGGCGCACCCGAGTTGGCCAAGTCCGGCGGCTTCCGGCTGGACGACCCGCAGGGTGAGGTGGGGATCGAGTTCATGGTGGTCACCGACACCTCCGGCACCGACCCGACCGCCTACCTGGTGCCGCTCACCTATCGCGGTGCGCCGCTCGACGGGGCGGAGCACGCCCTCGTCGGCATCATGGAGCACGGGGTGCTGGGCCGGCGCTGGGCCTACGACGGCTGCCACGACCCGGTGGCGGTCGCCCAGCTGTTCGCCCTGGTCGAGGGCCGGGTGCAGGCCCAGGACCAGAACAGCAGCGACACCCCCGACCGGGACGTCACCTGCTCCCACACCGGTGAAGGCCTGATCTCCGCGGACCTCGCCGTGACGGCCACCGACGACCGGGACGGCACCGCCCTGGCCGTCCCGTCCGGCGCGACCCTCCGCCTGAACCGGGTCCTGCGCCCGGTCCAGGACGCCCCGCGGTCCCTCCCGCAGGCAGCGACCGGCCACATCGCCGGCTCCTGGAGCCCGCCGTCCGGCCCCCGGGCCCGGGGGCTGTTCGCCGTGGTGCACGCCCGGGGCTAG
- a CDS encoding hydrogenase expression protein HypE — translation MAAPTKDPVEDPPIHILWINAGLSCDGDSVSLTAAMQPSIEEIVTGVLPGLPKIAVHWPLIDFECGPVGGADTFIEWFFKGERGEIDPFVLVVEGSIPNEKIKPEGYWCGFGDDPETGQPITTSEWIDRLAPKALAVVAIGTCATYGGIHAMEGNPTGAMGVPDYLGWDWTSKAGIPIVCVPGCPIQPDNFSETLTYLLYQAAGSAPMIPLDDKLRPTWLFGATVHEGCDRAGYYEQGQFAETYDSPLCLVKLGCWGPVVKCNVPKRGWMNGIGGCPNVGGICIACTMPGFPDKFMPFMDEPPGARVSVTASGAYGAVIRKLRSVTAHTVDQEPKWRHAGRGLTTGYRPPW, via the coding sequence ATGGCCGCACCTACGAAGGACCCGGTCGAAGACCCCCCGATCCACATCCTCTGGATCAACGCGGGCCTGAGCTGCGACGGCGACTCCGTGTCCCTCACGGCGGCGATGCAGCCGAGCATCGAGGAGATCGTGACCGGCGTGCTGCCCGGTCTGCCCAAGATCGCCGTGCACTGGCCCCTGATCGACTTCGAATGCGGCCCGGTCGGCGGCGCGGACACGTTCATCGAGTGGTTCTTCAAGGGCGAACGGGGCGAGATCGATCCGTTCGTCCTGGTGGTCGAGGGCTCGATCCCCAACGAGAAGATCAAGCCCGAGGGCTACTGGTGCGGCTTCGGCGACGACCCGGAGACCGGCCAGCCCATCACCACCAGCGAGTGGATCGACCGGCTGGCCCCCAAGGCCCTCGCCGTCGTCGCCATCGGCACCTGCGCCACGTACGGCGGCATCCACGCGATGGAGGGCAACCCGACGGGCGCCATGGGCGTGCCCGACTACCTGGGCTGGGACTGGACGTCGAAGGCCGGCATCCCGATCGTGTGCGTGCCGGGCTGCCCGATCCAGCCGGACAACTTCTCGGAGACCCTGACCTACCTGCTCTACCAGGCGGCGGGCTCGGCCCCGATGATCCCCCTCGACGACAAGCTGCGCCCGACCTGGCTCTTCGGCGCCACCGTCCACGAGGGCTGCGACCGCGCCGGCTACTACGAGCAGGGCCAGTTCGCCGAGACCTACGACTCCCCGCTCTGCCTGGTCAAGCTCGGCTGCTGGGGTCCCGTCGTCAAGTGCAACGTCCCCAAGCGCGGCTGGATGAACGGCATCGGCGGCTGCCCGAACGTCGGCGGCATCTGCATCGCCTGCACGATGCCCGGCTTCCCCGACAAGTTCATGCCCTTCATGGACGAACCCCCCGGGGCCAGGGTCTCCGTCACGGCGAGCGGCGCGTACGGCGCCGTGATCCGCAAGCTCCGGTCGGTCACCGCGCACACCGTGGACCAGGAACCGAAGTGGAGGCACGCGGGCCGTGGCCTGACCACGGGCTACCGCCCGCCCTGGTGA